In a genomic window of Amycolatopsis japonica:
- a CDS encoding daunorubicin resistance protein DrrA family ABC transporter ATP-binding protein has product MFAVQAKALVKTYGSTRALDGVDLSIPTGKVLGLLGPNGAGKTTTVRILTTLLRPDSGEAEVAGHDVLAQPDAVRRSIGLSGQYAAVDENLTGFENLYMVGRLYGSKKAAAKSRARELLARFRLEDAADRPAKTYSGGMRRRLDLAGALVAEPTVVILDEPTTGLDPRGRIDTWEVIKELVADGTTVLLTTQYLEEADQLADSIVVIDKGKVIARGTADELKQEIGGERLELVVANTSDLAMTTQVLTEVGSGTPTVDEHTRKVDVLVEGGPKALIEALRRLDGHGVAVQDVALHRPTLDDVFLSLTGHATDEGEKK; this is encoded by the coding sequence ATGTTCGCAGTTCAGGCGAAAGCGCTGGTCAAAACCTACGGGTCCACCCGGGCGCTCGACGGGGTCGATCTGTCGATCCCGACGGGAAAGGTGCTGGGCCTGCTGGGGCCGAACGGCGCCGGCAAGACGACGACGGTCCGCATCCTGACCACCCTGCTCCGCCCGGATTCGGGCGAGGCGGAGGTGGCCGGGCACGACGTGCTGGCCCAGCCCGACGCCGTCCGGCGGTCGATCGGGCTGTCCGGGCAGTACGCCGCCGTGGACGAGAACCTCACCGGCTTCGAGAACCTGTACATGGTCGGCAGGCTGTACGGGAGCAAGAAGGCGGCGGCGAAGTCCAGGGCGCGTGAGCTGCTCGCCCGGTTCCGGCTGGAGGACGCGGCGGATCGACCCGCCAAGACGTACTCCGGCGGTATGCGGCGGCGGCTCGACCTGGCGGGTGCGCTGGTCGCCGAGCCGACCGTGGTGATCCTCGACGAACCGACCACCGGGCTCGATCCGCGCGGCCGGATCGACACCTGGGAGGTCATCAAGGAGCTCGTCGCCGACGGCACCACCGTGCTGCTGACCACGCAGTACCTGGAGGAGGCCGATCAGCTCGCCGACTCGATCGTCGTGATCGACAAGGGGAAGGTCATCGCGCGCGGCACCGCCGACGAGCTGAAGCAGGAGATCGGCGGCGAACGGCTGGAGCTCGTCGTGGCGAACACGAGCGATCTCGCCATGACCACGCAGGTGCTCACCGAGGTCGGCTCGGGCACCCCGACGGTCGACGAGCACACCCGCAAGGTCGACGTCCTGGTCGAGGGCGGGCCGAAGGCGCTGATCGAAGCACTGCGGCGGCTCGACGGACACGGCGTCGCCGTCCAAGACGTCGCGCTGCACCGGCCGACGCTCGACGACGTCTTCCTTTCGCTGACAGGGCACGCCACGGACGAGGGGGAAAAGAAGTGA
- a CDS encoding NPCBM/NEW2 domain-containing protein → MNFRRVGGTPGSAPPTRFLPQTLGVVADVAAVSVLIVGGGLPIVWATSLGAVLLGVFAIWRRWGMPVDVRLAAGAAVAVAGAGVFGFSLATERNTPDRTPGLAAATSTSPSSSSPSPSAAPPSGGVWLIDLPKVEGGYGDWRRGEAAVGGQVFKHSYIGTTCSKSDDGHEVFAIDQRFQRFHVTLGIADGAPAETVTRFVVRIDGRALATRDLRAGQVDVLDLPVAQGKQLLLQVDNIDSPCSATAAWADAVLR, encoded by the coding sequence ATGAACTTCCGTCGCGTCGGCGGCACTCCGGGAAGTGCGCCACCCACCCGATTCCTCCCCCAGACGCTCGGCGTGGTCGCCGACGTGGCGGCGGTATCGGTCCTGATCGTCGGCGGCGGACTGCCGATCGTCTGGGCGACGAGCCTCGGCGCGGTGCTCCTCGGGGTGTTCGCCATCTGGCGGCGATGGGGCATGCCGGTCGACGTCCGGCTTGCCGCCGGCGCCGCGGTCGCGGTCGCCGGCGCGGGAGTCTTCGGTTTCTCGCTGGCGACGGAACGGAACACTCCCGATCGGACACCCGGCTTGGCCGCCGCGACCAGCACGTCACCCTCGTCTTCGTCACCCTCGCCTTCGGCGGCGCCACCAAGCGGCGGAGTGTGGCTCATCGACCTGCCGAAGGTCGAGGGCGGCTACGGAGATTGGCGACGTGGCGAAGCCGCCGTCGGCGGCCAAGTCTTCAAACACAGCTACATCGGCACCACGTGCTCGAAATCCGACGACGGCCATGAAGTCTTCGCCATCGATCAGCGCTTTCAACGCTTCCACGTGACGCTGGGCATCGCGGACGGCGCGCCCGCCGAGACCGTCACGCGGTTCGTGGTGAGGATCGACGGACGGGCGCTGGCCACCCGGGACCTTCGCGCCGGACAGGTCGATGTGCTCGACCTCCCCGTGGCCCAGGGCAAGCAACTGCTCCTCCAGGTGGACAACATCGACTCGCCGTGCAGCGCCACGGCGGCCTGGGCCGACGCGGTCCTGCGCTAG
- a CDS encoding MerR family transcriptional regulator has translation MPNETEWSIQDIARSAGTTSRTLRHYGDIGLLEPSRVGNNGYRYYDQDALVRLQRILLLRELGLSLPAIGEVLEGEQDTTAALRTHLKWLEQERQRLGRQIESVKTTLRKTERGEQLMATEVFDGFDHTKYEKEVTERWGADAYKQGDRWWKSLSAEDKKAHQQEQKDIAAAFGEARAQGLPADGDEAQAITRRLYEWLRPAVRAVSKGYFAGLGQLYVDDPRYGQYDEKHGPGTAKYIRDAMTIYAERNLSE, from the coding sequence ATGCCGAACGAGACGGAGTGGTCGATCCAGGACATCGCCCGCTCGGCCGGGACCACGAGCCGCACGCTGCGCCACTACGGCGACATCGGGCTGCTCGAACCGAGCCGGGTGGGGAACAACGGATACCGCTACTACGACCAGGACGCGCTGGTGCGGCTGCAACGGATCCTGCTGCTTCGCGAACTCGGGCTGAGCCTGCCCGCGATCGGCGAAGTCCTCGAAGGGGAGCAGGACACGACGGCGGCGCTACGCACGCATCTGAAGTGGCTGGAGCAGGAGCGACAGCGGCTCGGGCGGCAGATCGAATCGGTCAAAACGACCTTGAGGAAGACGGAGAGAGGTGAACAACTGATGGCAACGGAAGTGTTCGACGGCTTCGACCACACGAAGTACGAGAAGGAGGTAACCGAACGCTGGGGCGCCGACGCCTACAAGCAGGGTGACCGGTGGTGGAAGTCGCTGAGCGCCGAGGACAAGAAGGCGCACCAGCAGGAACAGAAGGACATCGCGGCCGCGTTCGGCGAGGCCCGCGCGCAGGGCCTGCCCGCCGACGGTGACGAGGCCCAGGCGATCACGCGGCGGCTGTACGAATGGCTCCGGCCGGCCGTGCGAGCCGTGTCGAAGGGCTACTTCGCCGGTCTCGGGCAGCTGTACGTCGACGACCCGCGCTACGGGCAGTACGACGAGAAGCACGGCCCCGGCACCGCGAAATACATCCGTGACGCGATGACGATCTACGCGGAACGCAACCTGAGTGAGTAG
- a CDS encoding ATP-binding protein, with protein MDPIRNPFAPGAGQRPPELAGRVRELQAFEVVLERVARGRPERSLMLTGLRGVGKTVLLGELRSRAIKHGWGAGKIEARPDTELRRPLSAALHRAIRDLAVRHRAPDRVEQVLGVLKAFALRANKPDAKLRDRWQPGIDVPAAQGRADSGDIEIDLVELFTEVAELAADVGTGVALLIDEIQDLLPEDVSALCAACHELSQSGAPLVVVGAGLPHVPAVLSASKSYSERLFRYARIDRLEREDADLAVMAPIEREDAGIEPEALDALFDASGGYPYFIQAYGKAAWDAAPADPITVKDVQVAAPEAESELAVGFFGSRYERATPAEREYLLAMAELTQGRDESAGTADVAVYLGRKPSSLSPARDSLMKKGLVYSAERGHIAFTVPHFGHYLLGRD; from the coding sequence GTGGATCCCATCCGCAACCCCTTCGCGCCGGGCGCCGGTCAACGGCCGCCCGAGCTGGCAGGTCGCGTCCGCGAGCTCCAGGCCTTCGAGGTCGTGCTCGAACGGGTCGCGCGGGGGAGACCGGAACGCAGCCTGATGCTGACCGGCCTGCGTGGCGTGGGGAAGACCGTATTGCTGGGCGAGCTGCGGTCGAGGGCCATCAAGCACGGATGGGGCGCTGGCAAGATCGAGGCCCGCCCGGACACCGAACTGAGGCGGCCGCTCTCGGCCGCGCTGCACCGCGCGATCCGCGATCTCGCCGTCCGCCATCGCGCGCCGGACCGGGTCGAGCAGGTGCTCGGCGTGCTCAAGGCGTTCGCGCTGCGCGCCAACAAACCGGACGCGAAGCTGCGCGACCGCTGGCAACCGGGCATCGACGTGCCCGCCGCGCAGGGCCGCGCCGATTCCGGCGACATCGAGATCGACCTGGTCGAACTGTTCACCGAGGTCGCGGAGCTGGCGGCCGACGTCGGCACCGGGGTCGCGCTGCTGATCGACGAGATCCAGGATCTGCTGCCGGAGGACGTTTCCGCGCTCTGCGCCGCCTGCCACGAACTTTCGCAGTCCGGGGCGCCGCTGGTCGTGGTCGGCGCGGGACTGCCGCACGTACCCGCCGTCCTGTCGGCGTCGAAGTCGTACTCGGAGCGTCTCTTCCGCTACGCGCGCATCGACAGGTTGGAGCGCGAAGACGCCGACCTCGCGGTGATGGCGCCGATCGAACGCGAAGACGCGGGCATCGAACCGGAGGCGCTGGACGCCCTGTTCGACGCGTCCGGCGGCTATCCGTACTTCATCCAGGCCTACGGCAAGGCCGCTTGGGATGCCGCGCCGGCGGACCCCATCACCGTGAAGGACGTCCAGGTCGCCGCCCCGGAGGCCGAGTCCGAGCTCGCGGTCGGCTTCTTCGGCTCCCGCTACGAACGCGCGACGCCCGCGGAACGTGAGTACCTGCTCGCGATGGCGGAGCTGACGCAGGGGCGGGACGAGTCCGCCGGGACCGCCGATGTGGCCGTCTACCTGGGGCGGAAGCCTTCGTCGCTGTCACCGGCGCGGGACAGCCTGATGAAAAAGGGCCTGGTGTACTCCGCCGAGCGCGGGCACATCGCCTTCACCGTCCCGCACTTCGGCCACTACCTGCTCGGCCGGGACTAA
- a CDS encoding YciI family protein, producing MRFLMMHRLDESAPEAWNPSKEFIEKMGAFIEDSFEKGILITAEGVHPSERGAKVRKARGGKITATDGPFTEAKEVIGGFALINAKDLAEAVAFAESYAALFDEIEVEVRTVVEAEDIEAFTS from the coding sequence ATGCGGTTTCTGATGATGCACCGGCTGGACGAGAGCGCCCCGGAGGCCTGGAACCCCAGCAAGGAGTTCATCGAGAAGATGGGCGCCTTCATCGAGGACTCGTTCGAGAAGGGCATCCTCATCACGGCGGAGGGCGTGCACCCCTCCGAGCGGGGCGCGAAGGTCCGCAAGGCGCGCGGCGGCAAGATCACCGCGACCGACGGCCCGTTCACCGAGGCCAAGGAGGTCATCGGCGGGTTCGCGCTGATCAACGCAAAGGATCTGGCGGAGGCCGTCGCGTTCGCCGAGTCCTACGCCGCGCTGTTCGACGAGATCGAGGTCGAGGTCCGCACCGTCGTCGAGGCGGAGGACATCGAGGCCTTCACCTCATGA
- a CDS encoding DoxX family protein: MILRRVARPLLAAIFISGGIGALRDTQGHAKAVEPFLTESFDKLEGVVPESVPRDPATLVRIDAAVKVGAGVALAAGKAPRLASMLLLGSLVPTTLAAHRFWEIKEPAERQQQQIQFIKNAGLAGGLLLAAADTAGKPSLGWRAKRAASKTEKRAEKLAKKAEKAITK, encoded by the coding sequence GTGATTCTCCGTCGCGTCGCACGTCCGCTCCTCGCCGCGATCTTCATCTCCGGCGGGATCGGTGCGCTGAGGGACACCCAGGGGCACGCCAAAGCCGTGGAGCCGTTCCTCACCGAGTCCTTCGACAAACTGGAGGGCGTGGTGCCGGAATCGGTGCCGCGCGACCCCGCCACCCTCGTCCGGATCGACGCCGCGGTGAAGGTCGGCGCCGGGGTCGCGCTCGCCGCGGGCAAGGCGCCGCGCCTGGCCTCGATGCTGCTGCTCGGCAGCCTCGTCCCGACCACGCTGGCCGCGCACCGGTTCTGGGAGATCAAGGAACCGGCCGAGCGTCAGCAGCAGCAGATCCAGTTCATCAAGAACGCCGGTCTCGCCGGTGGCCTGCTGCTGGCCGCCGCCGACACCGCGGGCAAGCCGTCGCTCGGCTGGCGCGCCAAGCGGGCCGCCTCCAAGACGGAGAAGCGCGCCGAGAAGCTGGCGAAGAAGGCCGAGAAGGCCATCACGAAGTGA
- a CDS encoding ABC transporter permease: MSAVAKAFSDGGVITWRNLKNVQRNPDWLMAATLQPIMFVLLFAYVFGDAIGGEAGGLAYREFLIAGIFAQTVAFNSAFTVIGFANDLQKGIIDRFRSLPISRLAVIFGRTTSDLVISVVALVVMSLCGLLVGWRIRGSFLDAVLGYLVMLMFAWALSWVGAWIGLVARSVEVAQSAGLMWMFPLSFISTAFVPADKLPGVLKAIADWNPFTAVINSARDLFGNRFGAPPTGWPAEHASLYAILCCIAIIAIFAPLATAQYKKVASR, from the coding sequence GTGAGCGCGGTCGCGAAGGCCTTTTCCGACGGTGGCGTGATCACCTGGCGGAACCTGAAGAACGTCCAGCGCAACCCGGACTGGCTGATGGCGGCGACGCTGCAGCCGATCATGTTCGTGCTGCTGTTCGCGTACGTCTTCGGGGACGCGATCGGCGGTGAGGCGGGCGGGCTCGCGTACCGGGAGTTCCTGATCGCCGGCATCTTCGCGCAGACGGTCGCGTTCAACTCGGCGTTCACCGTGATCGGGTTCGCGAACGACCTGCAGAAGGGCATCATCGACAGGTTCCGTTCGCTGCCGATCTCGCGGCTCGCGGTGATCTTCGGCCGCACGACGTCCGACCTGGTGATCAGCGTGGTCGCGCTGGTCGTGATGTCGCTGTGCGGGCTGCTGGTCGGCTGGCGGATCCGCGGCAGCTTCCTCGACGCCGTGCTCGGCTACCTGGTGATGCTGATGTTCGCCTGGGCGCTGTCCTGGGTCGGCGCCTGGATCGGGCTGGTCGCGCGCAGTGTCGAGGTGGCGCAGAGTGCCGGGCTGATGTGGATGTTCCCGTTGAGCTTCATCTCGACGGCGTTCGTCCCGGCGGACAAGCTGCCGGGCGTGCTCAAGGCCATCGCCGACTGGAACCCGTTCACCGCGGTGATCAACTCGGCCCGCGACCTGTTCGGGAACCGCTTCGGCGCGCCCCCGACGGGCTGGCCGGCCGAGCACGCGTCGCTGTACGCGATCCTGTGCTGCATCGCCATCATCGCGATCTTCGCGCCGCTGGCGACGGCCCAGTACAAGAAGGTCGCGAGCCGCTAG
- a CDS encoding glycerophosphodiester phosphodiesterase family protein, translating into MKTFALVMAAALTLTTAGVADAQPRRAFDIQAHRGGLGLTVESTLASFGKAMELGVTTLELDIQITKDGREVITHDRKTTPAKCRDTAPATPGDPAYPYVGKYVKDLTFAQVRTLDCGSIRQPAHPGQTLSPGAKMPTLAELFQLARDHHAWGIEFNIETKVEAAAPHETAPREQFVQRVVREILRGGFARNVTVQSFDWGALMRLREVAPWIPTVALTQPEFLQVGQPGKSPWLGGLDIDDFGGSPVRAVKSFGASALSPVHGNPQGGKVGDPDYRPFTTKALVTEAHRAGIKVVPWTIDDPATMHKLIDDGVDGIITDYPDRLRQVAADRGFKLPKAYRAR; encoded by the coding sequence ATGAAGACATTCGCGCTGGTCATGGCCGCTGCGCTGACCTTGACGACGGCCGGGGTCGCCGACGCGCAGCCGCGTCGCGCCTTCGACATCCAGGCTCACCGCGGCGGGCTCGGCCTCACGGTCGAGAGCACGCTCGCGTCCTTCGGCAAGGCGATGGAGCTGGGGGTGACCACGCTCGAACTCGACATCCAGATCACCAAGGACGGTCGCGAGGTCATCACCCACGACCGCAAGACGACACCCGCGAAGTGCCGCGACACCGCGCCCGCGACGCCTGGCGACCCGGCGTACCCGTACGTCGGCAAATACGTGAAGGACCTGACGTTCGCGCAGGTCCGCACGCTCGACTGCGGTTCGATCCGGCAGCCCGCCCACCCCGGTCAGACACTGTCCCCCGGCGCCAAGATGCCGACGCTCGCCGAGCTCTTCCAGCTCGCCAGGGACCACCACGCCTGGGGGATCGAGTTCAACATCGAGACCAAGGTCGAGGCCGCCGCGCCGCACGAGACGGCGCCGCGTGAGCAGTTCGTCCAGCGGGTGGTGCGCGAGATCCTGCGTGGCGGGTTCGCCCGCAACGTCACCGTCCAGAGCTTCGACTGGGGCGCGCTGATGCGGCTTCGTGAAGTGGCGCCGTGGATCCCGACGGTCGCGCTGACCCAGCCCGAGTTCCTGCAGGTCGGGCAGCCGGGCAAGTCGCCTTGGCTCGGCGGGCTCGACATCGACGACTTCGGCGGCAGCCCCGTCCGGGCGGTGAAGTCGTTCGGCGCGAGCGCGCTTTCGCCGGTGCACGGCAACCCGCAGGGCGGCAAGGTCGGCGACCCCGACTACCGGCCGTTCACCACGAAGGCACTGGTCACCGAGGCGCACCGGGCGGGGATCAAGGTCGTGCCCTGGACGATCGACGACCCGGCCACCATGCACAAGCTCATCGACGACGGCGTGGACGGCATCATCACCGACTATCCGGACCGGCTGCGGCAGGTCGCGGCCGACCGCGGCTTCAAGCTGCCGAAGGCGTATCGGGCCCGCTAG